Proteins co-encoded in one Epinephelus moara isolate mb chromosome 13, YSFRI_EMoa_1.0, whole genome shotgun sequence genomic window:
- the LOC126399476 gene encoding galanin receptor 2a has protein sequence MTLSSATSSSWRAESVVISLGFAVIFLLGTVGNSLVLAVLFRNGQMNTKTTNMFILNLAIADLCFIVFCVPFQATIYTLDQWVFGPVLCKVVHFIIFFTMYASVFTLTAVSLDRYLVICYPLRSREMRTPKNALVSICLVWALALVFSGPYLSYYAQMDLAGTVVCIPAWESKPRVIMDVCTFVFGYLIPVLVLGLTYARTIRYLWTSVDPVEDMSESRRAKRKVTKMIIVVAALFCLCWLPHHLVILCMWFGRFPLNQVTYVLRILSHLVAYTNSCLNPIVYALVSKHFRKGFRKVFSCSLRRREINKVHVIQAVNTVSSMETSN, from the exons ATGACTCTCTCCTCGGCGACCTCCTCCTCTTGGAGAGCGGAGTCTGTGGTCATCTCTTTGGGCTTCGCGGTCATCTTCCTGCTCGGCACCGTGGGGAACTCTCTGGTCCTCGCGGTCCTGTTCCGTAACGGACAGATGAACACCAAGACCACCAACATGTTCATCCTCAACCTCGCCATAGCAGACCTGTGCTTCATCGTGTTCTGTGTGCCCTTCCAGGCCACCATCTACACCCTGGATCAGTGGGTGTTCGGTCCTGTGCTCTGTAAAGTCGTGCACTTCATCATTTTCTTCACCATGTACGCGAGTGTCTTCACCCTGACCGCGGTGTCCCTGGACAG GTATTTAGTCATTTGCTACCCGCTCCGCTCCAGAGAGATGAGAACACCCAAGAACGCCCTGGTCTCCATCTGCCTGGTCTGGGCCTTGGCCTTGGTTTTCTCAGGACCGTATCTCAGCTACTACGCCCAGATGGACCTGGCCGGCACTGTGGTGTGCATTCCTGCCTGGGAGTCCAAACCACGCGTCATAATGGACGTGTGCACCTTCGTCTTTGGCTACCTCATCCCCGTCCTGGTGCTGGGCCTCACCTACGCTCGCACCATCCGATACCTGTGGACCAGCGTGGATCCCGTGGAGGACATGTCCGAGTCGAGGCGAGCCAAGCGGAAAGTCACCAAGATGATCATCGTTGTCGCCGCTCTCTTCTGCCTCTGCTGGCTCCCCCACCACCTGGTCATCCTCTGCATGTGGTTCGGACGCTTCCCCCTCAACCAAGTCACCTACGTCCTCCGCATCCTCTCCCACCTGGTGGCGTACACCAACTCCTGTCTCAACCCCATCGTTTATGCGCTCGTCTCCAAGCACTTCCGCAAAGGCTTCAGGAAGGTGTTCAGCTGCTCgctgaggaggagggagatCAACAAGGTGCACGTCATCCAGGCGGTGAACACAGTCAGCAGTATGGAGACGTCCAACTGA